In Capsicum annuum cultivar UCD-10X-F1 chromosome 7, UCD10Xv1.1, whole genome shotgun sequence, one genomic interval encodes:
- the LOC107878888 gene encoding probable LRR receptor-like serine/threonine-protein kinase At1g56140 isoform X1, with product MKAAQPWGGARFGLGLAIIFMFGLLVKIAIAQTNTTTDPSEARILNSIFQSWQISATNQWNISGELCSGAAIDSTSIEDFNPAIKCDCSANNRTLCHITGLKVYALDVRGEIPDELWSLTFLNDLNLAQNYLTGTLSPSIGNLTRMKWLTFGINALSGEIPKELGLLTELQSLSFGTNNFSGPLPSELGDLTKLTQIYINSAGVGGPIPLTFAKLQSLDTVWASDNAFTGRIPDFIGNNWSNVTALRFEGNAFEGPIPTSFSNLTSLTDLRISDLSNGSSSLDFLRNMKSLSKLVLRNNNISGPIPSNIGEYQSLSLLDLSFNNLTGRVPDALFNLTLLTHLFLGDNKLTGTLPAQKRQSLQTIDLSYNELSGSFPSWINGPNLQLNLVGNNFTREQIEQSDSSSLPSGLDCLQRNFPCNRGSPRYSSFAIKCGGPPIRSSDQTLYERDSEALGPATYFMTSTRRWAVSNAGLHSDRPNQSFTSVTSSQFTNTLDSELFQTARISAGSLRYYGLGLQNGNYTVILQFAESEILNPPTWRSVGRRVFDVYVQGTLQLKDFDIKREAGGRSLTAVQRQFKARVSENYLEIHLFWAGKGTCCVPIQGTYGPSISAISATPDFVPTVSNQPPSTKKNRTGLIVGIVVGVGVISLVSLFAVYYLIQKRKQQKALEDEEFLGIDTRPYTFSYSELRAATGDFSSSNKLGEGGFGPVYKGTLEDERVVAVKQLSVASHQGKSQFVAEIATISAVQHRNLVKLYGCCIEGDRRLLVYEYLENKSLDQALFEKGSLYLDWPTRFQICLGVAKGLAYLHEESRVRIVHRDVKASNILLDADLNPKISDFGLAKLYDDKQTHINTRVAGTIGYLAPEYAMRGHLTEKADVFGFGVVALEIVSGRANSDESLEEDKIYLLEWAWQLHENKCETELVDANLSEFDVDEVKKVIMIALLCTQTSPGLRPSMSRVIAMLTGDAEVAAVTSRPGYLTDWKFKDTTSFMTNHPSQMHNSSEGTSTAATTNYSPSGADTPILSDIIGEGR from the exons ATGAAGGCGGCGCAGCCCTGGGGAGGTGCACGATTTGGACTAGGCTTGGCCATCATCTTCATGTTTGGTCTACTGGTGAAGATAGCCATAGCTCAAACAAATACAACCACTGATCCTTCTGAAG CCCGTATATTGAACTCCATCTTCCAAAGCTGGCAGATTTCTGCAACAAATCAATGGAATATTAGTGGTGAGTTATGTAGTGGAGCAGCCATTGATTCAACTTCCATTGAGGATTTTAATCCAGCCATCAAATGCGACTGTTCTGCCAACAACCGAACTCTTTGTCATATCACTGGCTT GAAAGTTTATGCCTTGGACGTCAGGGGGGAAATTCCAGATGAATTATGGAGTCTTACCTTCCTCAATGATCT GAATTTGGCCCAAAATTACTTGACAGGCACACTGTCTCCATCCATTGGCAATCTGACTAGGATGAAATGGCT AACCTTTGGCATCAATGCTTTGTCAGGGGAGATTCCAAAGGAACTTGGGTTGTTGACGGAGTTACAATCATT AAGTTTTGGCACAAACAACTTCTCCGGGCCTTTGCCTTCAGAGCTTGGAGACTTAACAAAACTGACACAAAT TTATATCAATAGCGCTGGTGTTGGCGGCCCAATACCATTGACATTCGCAAAACTGCAGAGCTTGGATACGGT GTGGGCTTCAGATAATGCTTTTACAGGGAGGATTCCTGATTTCATTGGAAATAATTGGTCAAATGTTACCGCACT GAGGTTCGAAGGAAATGCTTTTGAGGGTCCAATACCAACTTCCTTTTCCAACTTAACTTCCTTGACCGACCT GAGAATAAGTGATCTATCAAATGGGAGCTCTTCATTGGACTTCCTCAGGAATATGAAGTCTCTAAGCAAGCT GGTTTTACGAAATAACAATATTTCAGGTCCCATCCCAAGTAACATCGGAGAATATCAGAGCCTGTCACTACT TGATTTGAGCTTCAACAATTTGACTGGGCGTGTTCCAGATGCACTTTTCAATCTGACTTTGCTGACTCACCT GTTTCTTGGTGATAACAAGTTAACAGGCACCCTGCCAGCTCAGAAGAGACAGTCTCTCCAGACTAT AGATTTATCATACAATGAGTTATCTGGAAGCTTCCCTTCTTGGATTAATGGACCAAATCTGCAATT AAATTTAGTTGGCAACAACTTCACAAGAGAACAAATAGAACAATCAGATAGCAG TTCTCTGCCTTCTGGGTTAGATTGTCTTCAACGGAATTTTCCTTGCAATCGAGGATCCCCGAGAT ATTCCAGCTTTGCAATTAAATGCGGAGGACCTCCGATAAGATCTAGTGATCAGACATTATATGAGAGGGATAGCGAGGCTCTGGGTCCAGCAACATATTTCATGACTAGTACCAGGAGGTGGGCTGTTAGTAATGCTGGTCTGCATTCTGACCGTCCAAATCAGAGCTTCACAAGCGTCACCTCATCTCAGTTTACAAACACCTTGGACTCAGAGCTCTTCCAAACTGCAAGAATTTCTGCTGGATCACTTAGATACTATGGCTTGGGCCTTCAGAATGGTAATTACACCGTGATCCTTCAGTTCGCTGAGTCCGAAATCTTAAATCCCCCAACTTGGCGCAGTGTTGGAAGACGTGTATTCGATGTATATGTACAG GGCACTCTGCAGTTGAAAGATTTTGACATTAAGAGGGAGGCCGGGGGTAGGTCCCTTACAGCTGTTCAAAGGCAATTTAAAGCCCGGGTTTCTGAAAATTATCTCGAGATACATCTCTTCTGGGCCGGAAAAGGGACCTGCTGTGTACCTATACAAGGCACATATGGACCTTCCATCTCAGCAATTAGTGCAACCCCAG ATTTTGTTCCCACTGTTAGCAACCAGCCTCCTTCTACGAAAAAGAACCGCACCGGTCTGATTGTGGGTATTGTTGTTGGAGTTGGTGTCATAAGCTTGGTTTCATTATTTGCTGTCTATTACCTAATTCAGAAAAGAAAACAGCAGAAGGCTTTGGAAGATGAAG AGTTCCTGGGGATAGATACCAGACCCTACACTTTCAGCTATTCAGAACTTCGAGCTGCGACTGGTGACTTCTCTTCTTCTAATAAGCTTGGAGAGGGAGGTTTTGGACCGGTTTACAAG GGAACACTTGAGGATGAGAGGGTTGTTGCTGTTAAACAACTGTCCGTGGCATCACATCAAGGAAAGAGTCAGTTTGTGGCAGAGATTGCCACTATATCTGCTGTACAACATCGTAATCTTGTGAAACTCTATGGTTGCTGCATCGAGGGAGATAGACGGTTACTTGTTTATGAGTATCTTGAAAACAAGAGTCTTGATCAAGCGTTATTTG AAAAAGGATCTCTATATCTTGACTGGCCAACGCGCTTCCAGATATGCTTGGGAGTGGCAAAGGGTCTGGCGTATCTTCATGAGGAATCTCGAGTCCGCATTGTCCATCGAGATGTCAAGGCCAGTAATATTCTGCTTGATGCAGACCTAAACCCTAAAATTTCAGATTTCGGATTGGCAAAACTTTACGATGACAAACAGACTCATATAAACACTCGTGTTGCAGGCACAAT AGGGTATCTTGCACCAGAATATGCCATGCGCGGACATCTGACAGAGAAGGCAGATGTGTTTGGCTTTGGAGTTGTAGCTCTAGAGATAGTCAGTGGTAGAGCAAACTCTGACGAGAGCTTGGAAGAAGACAAGATCTACCTTCTTGAGTGG GCTTGGCAGCTACATGAGAACAAGTGCGAAACCGAGCTGGTGGATGCAAATCTATCTGAATTTGATGTAGACGAAGTGAAAAAAGTAATAATGATCGCTCTACTATGCACTCAAACATCCCCAGGATTACGGCCTTCAATGTCCCGTGTAATAGCAATGCTTACAGGAGATGCTGAGGTTGCCGCTGTGACTTCCAGACCTGGATACCTGACCGACTGGAAATTTAAAGATACAACAAGCTTCATGACCAATCATCCTTCGCAAATGCACAATTCATCAGAGGGTACAAGTACAGCCGCCACTACAAATTATTCACCATCAGGTGCTGACACACCGATCCTCAGCGACATCATTGGAGAGGGCAGATGA
- the LOC107878888 gene encoding probable LRR receptor-like serine/threonine-protein kinase At1g56140 isoform X2, giving the protein MKAAQPWGGARFGLGLAIIFMFGLLVKIAIAQTNTTTDPSEARILNSIFQSWQISATNQWNISGELCSGAAIDSTSIEDFNPAIKCDCSANNRTLCHITGLKVYALDVRGEIPDELWSLTFLNDLNLAQNYLTGTLSPSIGNLTRMKWLTFGINALSGEIPKELGLLTELQSLSFGTNNFSGPLPSELGDLTKLTQIYINSAGVGGPIPLTFAKLQSLDTVWASDNAFTGRIPDFIGNNWSNVTALRFEGNAFEGPIPTSFSNLTSLTDLRISDLSNGSSSLDFLRNMKSLSKLVLRNNNISGPIPSNIGEYQSLSLLDLSFNNLTGRVPDALFNLTLLTHLFLGDNKLTGTLPAQKRQSLQTINLVGNNFTREQIEQSDSSSLPSGLDCLQRNFPCNRGSPRYSSFAIKCGGPPIRSSDQTLYERDSEALGPATYFMTSTRRWAVSNAGLHSDRPNQSFTSVTSSQFTNTLDSELFQTARISAGSLRYYGLGLQNGNYTVILQFAESEILNPPTWRSVGRRVFDVYVQGTLQLKDFDIKREAGGRSLTAVQRQFKARVSENYLEIHLFWAGKGTCCVPIQGTYGPSISAISATPDFVPTVSNQPPSTKKNRTGLIVGIVVGVGVISLVSLFAVYYLIQKRKQQKALEDEEFLGIDTRPYTFSYSELRAATGDFSSSNKLGEGGFGPVYKGTLEDERVVAVKQLSVASHQGKSQFVAEIATISAVQHRNLVKLYGCCIEGDRRLLVYEYLENKSLDQALFEKGSLYLDWPTRFQICLGVAKGLAYLHEESRVRIVHRDVKASNILLDADLNPKISDFGLAKLYDDKQTHINTRVAGTIGYLAPEYAMRGHLTEKADVFGFGVVALEIVSGRANSDESLEEDKIYLLEWAWQLHENKCETELVDANLSEFDVDEVKKVIMIALLCTQTSPGLRPSMSRVIAMLTGDAEVAAVTSRPGYLTDWKFKDTTSFMTNHPSQMHNSSEGTSTAATTNYSPSGADTPILSDIIGEGR; this is encoded by the exons ATGAAGGCGGCGCAGCCCTGGGGAGGTGCACGATTTGGACTAGGCTTGGCCATCATCTTCATGTTTGGTCTACTGGTGAAGATAGCCATAGCTCAAACAAATACAACCACTGATCCTTCTGAAG CCCGTATATTGAACTCCATCTTCCAAAGCTGGCAGATTTCTGCAACAAATCAATGGAATATTAGTGGTGAGTTATGTAGTGGAGCAGCCATTGATTCAACTTCCATTGAGGATTTTAATCCAGCCATCAAATGCGACTGTTCTGCCAACAACCGAACTCTTTGTCATATCACTGGCTT GAAAGTTTATGCCTTGGACGTCAGGGGGGAAATTCCAGATGAATTATGGAGTCTTACCTTCCTCAATGATCT GAATTTGGCCCAAAATTACTTGACAGGCACACTGTCTCCATCCATTGGCAATCTGACTAGGATGAAATGGCT AACCTTTGGCATCAATGCTTTGTCAGGGGAGATTCCAAAGGAACTTGGGTTGTTGACGGAGTTACAATCATT AAGTTTTGGCACAAACAACTTCTCCGGGCCTTTGCCTTCAGAGCTTGGAGACTTAACAAAACTGACACAAAT TTATATCAATAGCGCTGGTGTTGGCGGCCCAATACCATTGACATTCGCAAAACTGCAGAGCTTGGATACGGT GTGGGCTTCAGATAATGCTTTTACAGGGAGGATTCCTGATTTCATTGGAAATAATTGGTCAAATGTTACCGCACT GAGGTTCGAAGGAAATGCTTTTGAGGGTCCAATACCAACTTCCTTTTCCAACTTAACTTCCTTGACCGACCT GAGAATAAGTGATCTATCAAATGGGAGCTCTTCATTGGACTTCCTCAGGAATATGAAGTCTCTAAGCAAGCT GGTTTTACGAAATAACAATATTTCAGGTCCCATCCCAAGTAACATCGGAGAATATCAGAGCCTGTCACTACT TGATTTGAGCTTCAACAATTTGACTGGGCGTGTTCCAGATGCACTTTTCAATCTGACTTTGCTGACTCACCT GTTTCTTGGTGATAACAAGTTAACAGGCACCCTGCCAGCTCAGAAGAGACAGTCTCTCCAGACTAT AAATTTAGTTGGCAACAACTTCACAAGAGAACAAATAGAACAATCAGATAGCAG TTCTCTGCCTTCTGGGTTAGATTGTCTTCAACGGAATTTTCCTTGCAATCGAGGATCCCCGAGAT ATTCCAGCTTTGCAATTAAATGCGGAGGACCTCCGATAAGATCTAGTGATCAGACATTATATGAGAGGGATAGCGAGGCTCTGGGTCCAGCAACATATTTCATGACTAGTACCAGGAGGTGGGCTGTTAGTAATGCTGGTCTGCATTCTGACCGTCCAAATCAGAGCTTCACAAGCGTCACCTCATCTCAGTTTACAAACACCTTGGACTCAGAGCTCTTCCAAACTGCAAGAATTTCTGCTGGATCACTTAGATACTATGGCTTGGGCCTTCAGAATGGTAATTACACCGTGATCCTTCAGTTCGCTGAGTCCGAAATCTTAAATCCCCCAACTTGGCGCAGTGTTGGAAGACGTGTATTCGATGTATATGTACAG GGCACTCTGCAGTTGAAAGATTTTGACATTAAGAGGGAGGCCGGGGGTAGGTCCCTTACAGCTGTTCAAAGGCAATTTAAAGCCCGGGTTTCTGAAAATTATCTCGAGATACATCTCTTCTGGGCCGGAAAAGGGACCTGCTGTGTACCTATACAAGGCACATATGGACCTTCCATCTCAGCAATTAGTGCAACCCCAG ATTTTGTTCCCACTGTTAGCAACCAGCCTCCTTCTACGAAAAAGAACCGCACCGGTCTGATTGTGGGTATTGTTGTTGGAGTTGGTGTCATAAGCTTGGTTTCATTATTTGCTGTCTATTACCTAATTCAGAAAAGAAAACAGCAGAAGGCTTTGGAAGATGAAG AGTTCCTGGGGATAGATACCAGACCCTACACTTTCAGCTATTCAGAACTTCGAGCTGCGACTGGTGACTTCTCTTCTTCTAATAAGCTTGGAGAGGGAGGTTTTGGACCGGTTTACAAG GGAACACTTGAGGATGAGAGGGTTGTTGCTGTTAAACAACTGTCCGTGGCATCACATCAAGGAAAGAGTCAGTTTGTGGCAGAGATTGCCACTATATCTGCTGTACAACATCGTAATCTTGTGAAACTCTATGGTTGCTGCATCGAGGGAGATAGACGGTTACTTGTTTATGAGTATCTTGAAAACAAGAGTCTTGATCAAGCGTTATTTG AAAAAGGATCTCTATATCTTGACTGGCCAACGCGCTTCCAGATATGCTTGGGAGTGGCAAAGGGTCTGGCGTATCTTCATGAGGAATCTCGAGTCCGCATTGTCCATCGAGATGTCAAGGCCAGTAATATTCTGCTTGATGCAGACCTAAACCCTAAAATTTCAGATTTCGGATTGGCAAAACTTTACGATGACAAACAGACTCATATAAACACTCGTGTTGCAGGCACAAT AGGGTATCTTGCACCAGAATATGCCATGCGCGGACATCTGACAGAGAAGGCAGATGTGTTTGGCTTTGGAGTTGTAGCTCTAGAGATAGTCAGTGGTAGAGCAAACTCTGACGAGAGCTTGGAAGAAGACAAGATCTACCTTCTTGAGTGG GCTTGGCAGCTACATGAGAACAAGTGCGAAACCGAGCTGGTGGATGCAAATCTATCTGAATTTGATGTAGACGAAGTGAAAAAAGTAATAATGATCGCTCTACTATGCACTCAAACATCCCCAGGATTACGGCCTTCAATGTCCCGTGTAATAGCAATGCTTACAGGAGATGCTGAGGTTGCCGCTGTGACTTCCAGACCTGGATACCTGACCGACTGGAAATTTAAAGATACAACAAGCTTCATGACCAATCATCCTTCGCAAATGCACAATTCATCAGAGGGTACAAGTACAGCCGCCACTACAAATTATTCACCATCAGGTGCTGACACACCGATCCTCAGCGACATCATTGGAGAGGGCAGATGA
- the LOC107878888 gene encoding probable LRR receptor-like serine/threonine-protein kinase At1g56140 isoform X4 has product MKWLTFGINALSGEIPKELGLLTELQSLSFGTNNFSGPLPSELGDLTKLTQIYINSAGVGGPIPLTFAKLQSLDTVWASDNAFTGRIPDFIGNNWSNVTALRFEGNAFEGPIPTSFSNLTSLTDLRISDLSNGSSSLDFLRNMKSLSKLVLRNNNISGPIPSNIGEYQSLSLLDLSFNNLTGRVPDALFNLTLLTHLFLGDNKLTGTLPAQKRQSLQTIDLSYNELSGSFPSWINGPNLQLNLVGNNFTREQIEQSDSSSLPSGLDCLQRNFPCNRGSPRYSSFAIKCGGPPIRSSDQTLYERDSEALGPATYFMTSTRRWAVSNAGLHSDRPNQSFTSVTSSQFTNTLDSELFQTARISAGSLRYYGLGLQNGNYTVILQFAESEILNPPTWRSVGRRVFDVYVQGTLQLKDFDIKREAGGRSLTAVQRQFKARVSENYLEIHLFWAGKGTCCVPIQGTYGPSISAISATPDFVPTVSNQPPSTKKNRTGLIVGIVVGVGVISLVSLFAVYYLIQKRKQQKALEDEEFLGIDTRPYTFSYSELRAATGDFSSSNKLGEGGFGPVYKGTLEDERVVAVKQLSVASHQGKSQFVAEIATISAVQHRNLVKLYGCCIEGDRRLLVYEYLENKSLDQALFEKGSLYLDWPTRFQICLGVAKGLAYLHEESRVRIVHRDVKASNILLDADLNPKISDFGLAKLYDDKQTHINTRVAGTIGYLAPEYAMRGHLTEKADVFGFGVVALEIVSGRANSDESLEEDKIYLLEWAWQLHENKCETELVDANLSEFDVDEVKKVIMIALLCTQTSPGLRPSMSRVIAMLTGDAEVAAVTSRPGYLTDWKFKDTTSFMTNHPSQMHNSSEGTSTAATTNYSPSGADTPILSDIIGEGR; this is encoded by the exons ATGAAATGGCT AACCTTTGGCATCAATGCTTTGTCAGGGGAGATTCCAAAGGAACTTGGGTTGTTGACGGAGTTACAATCATT AAGTTTTGGCACAAACAACTTCTCCGGGCCTTTGCCTTCAGAGCTTGGAGACTTAACAAAACTGACACAAAT TTATATCAATAGCGCTGGTGTTGGCGGCCCAATACCATTGACATTCGCAAAACTGCAGAGCTTGGATACGGT GTGGGCTTCAGATAATGCTTTTACAGGGAGGATTCCTGATTTCATTGGAAATAATTGGTCAAATGTTACCGCACT GAGGTTCGAAGGAAATGCTTTTGAGGGTCCAATACCAACTTCCTTTTCCAACTTAACTTCCTTGACCGACCT GAGAATAAGTGATCTATCAAATGGGAGCTCTTCATTGGACTTCCTCAGGAATATGAAGTCTCTAAGCAAGCT GGTTTTACGAAATAACAATATTTCAGGTCCCATCCCAAGTAACATCGGAGAATATCAGAGCCTGTCACTACT TGATTTGAGCTTCAACAATTTGACTGGGCGTGTTCCAGATGCACTTTTCAATCTGACTTTGCTGACTCACCT GTTTCTTGGTGATAACAAGTTAACAGGCACCCTGCCAGCTCAGAAGAGACAGTCTCTCCAGACTAT AGATTTATCATACAATGAGTTATCTGGAAGCTTCCCTTCTTGGATTAATGGACCAAATCTGCAATT AAATTTAGTTGGCAACAACTTCACAAGAGAACAAATAGAACAATCAGATAGCAG TTCTCTGCCTTCTGGGTTAGATTGTCTTCAACGGAATTTTCCTTGCAATCGAGGATCCCCGAGAT ATTCCAGCTTTGCAATTAAATGCGGAGGACCTCCGATAAGATCTAGTGATCAGACATTATATGAGAGGGATAGCGAGGCTCTGGGTCCAGCAACATATTTCATGACTAGTACCAGGAGGTGGGCTGTTAGTAATGCTGGTCTGCATTCTGACCGTCCAAATCAGAGCTTCACAAGCGTCACCTCATCTCAGTTTACAAACACCTTGGACTCAGAGCTCTTCCAAACTGCAAGAATTTCTGCTGGATCACTTAGATACTATGGCTTGGGCCTTCAGAATGGTAATTACACCGTGATCCTTCAGTTCGCTGAGTCCGAAATCTTAAATCCCCCAACTTGGCGCAGTGTTGGAAGACGTGTATTCGATGTATATGTACAG GGCACTCTGCAGTTGAAAGATTTTGACATTAAGAGGGAGGCCGGGGGTAGGTCCCTTACAGCTGTTCAAAGGCAATTTAAAGCCCGGGTTTCTGAAAATTATCTCGAGATACATCTCTTCTGGGCCGGAAAAGGGACCTGCTGTGTACCTATACAAGGCACATATGGACCTTCCATCTCAGCAATTAGTGCAACCCCAG ATTTTGTTCCCACTGTTAGCAACCAGCCTCCTTCTACGAAAAAGAACCGCACCGGTCTGATTGTGGGTATTGTTGTTGGAGTTGGTGTCATAAGCTTGGTTTCATTATTTGCTGTCTATTACCTAATTCAGAAAAGAAAACAGCAGAAGGCTTTGGAAGATGAAG AGTTCCTGGGGATAGATACCAGACCCTACACTTTCAGCTATTCAGAACTTCGAGCTGCGACTGGTGACTTCTCTTCTTCTAATAAGCTTGGAGAGGGAGGTTTTGGACCGGTTTACAAG GGAACACTTGAGGATGAGAGGGTTGTTGCTGTTAAACAACTGTCCGTGGCATCACATCAAGGAAAGAGTCAGTTTGTGGCAGAGATTGCCACTATATCTGCTGTACAACATCGTAATCTTGTGAAACTCTATGGTTGCTGCATCGAGGGAGATAGACGGTTACTTGTTTATGAGTATCTTGAAAACAAGAGTCTTGATCAAGCGTTATTTG AAAAAGGATCTCTATATCTTGACTGGCCAACGCGCTTCCAGATATGCTTGGGAGTGGCAAAGGGTCTGGCGTATCTTCATGAGGAATCTCGAGTCCGCATTGTCCATCGAGATGTCAAGGCCAGTAATATTCTGCTTGATGCAGACCTAAACCCTAAAATTTCAGATTTCGGATTGGCAAAACTTTACGATGACAAACAGACTCATATAAACACTCGTGTTGCAGGCACAAT AGGGTATCTTGCACCAGAATATGCCATGCGCGGACATCTGACAGAGAAGGCAGATGTGTTTGGCTTTGGAGTTGTAGCTCTAGAGATAGTCAGTGGTAGAGCAAACTCTGACGAGAGCTTGGAAGAAGACAAGATCTACCTTCTTGAGTGG GCTTGGCAGCTACATGAGAACAAGTGCGAAACCGAGCTGGTGGATGCAAATCTATCTGAATTTGATGTAGACGAAGTGAAAAAAGTAATAATGATCGCTCTACTATGCACTCAAACATCCCCAGGATTACGGCCTTCAATGTCCCGTGTAATAGCAATGCTTACAGGAGATGCTGAGGTTGCCGCTGTGACTTCCAGACCTGGATACCTGACCGACTGGAAATTTAAAGATACAACAAGCTTCATGACCAATCATCCTTCGCAAATGCACAATTCATCAGAGGGTACAAGTACAGCCGCCACTACAAATTATTCACCATCAGGTGCTGACACACCGATCCTCAGCGACATCATTGGAGAGGGCAGATGA